In a single window of the Acidobacteriota bacterium genome:
- a CDS encoding beta-lactamase family protein has translation MYRTSFRAILAFIFIFAAVSFASADEIDRIVMERLRERNIPGAAIAVIKNGKAVKMKGYGLASVEFDVPVSTETVFEIGSVSKQMTAAAIMLLVEDGKVKLDAPISTYLPNTPDSWRDVTVRHLLTHTSGIKSYTSLTGFELSRRVRIDGFIGQLAPHPLEFTPGDQTIYSNSGYNLLAYIIETQSGKPYMQFMRERIFTPLGMTKTGDRDPQFIIKNRAAGYEWNIDRLTGRDGSPTDLMGAGSIVSTIGDMVKWDAALNGTSFLKPESRREWWTQFTLTNGKPSVYGFGWRISNIRGHKLIGHTGQTAGFGAANFRYVNDGVNVMVLTNLGEIGLGGQLAARIAKAYIPGLSLKAITPRPEPVAGLGEKLLSVLRARNAGSLDKAPLAPQLIRSLFTDRAKAAYKRIAALGDPSNAAFVEIDETGNRIAYRYRVAAGKRLFLWRVSVDDEGRIAEMSLEEEE, from the coding sequence ATGTACAGAACTTCTTTTCGAGCGATTCTTGCTTTCATATTCATCTTCGCCGCCGTTTCGTTCGCATCGGCGGATGAAATTGACCGCATAGTAATGGAGCGTTTGAGGGAACGCAACATTCCGGGTGCAGCCATCGCAGTCATTAAAAACGGCAAGGCCGTGAAGATGAAAGGCTACGGGCTGGCGAGCGTCGAATTCGACGTGCCGGTCAGTACAGAAACCGTTTTTGAGATCGGCTCGGTATCAAAACAGATGACCGCGGCGGCGATCATGCTGCTCGTCGAGGACGGCAAGGTCAAGCTTGATGCCCCAATTTCAACGTATCTGCCGAATACTCCCGATTCGTGGCGGGACGTCACTGTTCGACATCTGCTGACCCACACTTCGGGCATCAAAAGTTACACGAGCCTGACGGGATTTGAGCTTTCGCGGCGTGTAAGGATCGACGGCTTTATTGGGCAGCTCGCTCCGCATCCGCTGGAATTCACGCCCGGCGATCAGACCATTTACAGCAACAGCGGCTACAATCTGCTTGCCTACATCATCGAAACTCAGTCGGGCAAACCGTATATGCAGTTCATGCGCGAGCGTATTTTTACACCGCTCGGAATGACAAAGACCGGCGACCGCGACCCGCAGTTCATCATAAAGAACCGTGCGGCCGGTTACGAATGGAACATCGACCGCCTCACAGGCCGAGACGGCAGCCCGACCGATCTGATGGGGGCCGGCTCGATCGTTTCGACCATCGGCGACATGGTGAAATGGGACGCGGCGCTCAACGGGACGAGTTTTCTAAAACCCGAAAGCCGTCGCGAATGGTGGACACAATTCACGCTAACTAACGGCAAACCTTCGGTTTACGGTTTCGGCTGGCGAATTTCCAATATTCGGGGTCATAAATTGATCGGCCACACGGGGCAGACGGCGGGTTTCGGTGCGGCGAATTTTCGTTATGTGAATGACGGTGTGAACGTGATGGTCCTGACCAACCTGGGTGAGATCGGCCTCGGCGGCCAGCTTGCGGCACGGATAGCAAAGGCATATATTCCCGGCCTCTCGCTAAAAGCAATAACTCCGCGGCCCGAGCCGGTCGCAGGACTTGGCGAAAAACTTCTTTCTGTTCTCCGTGCCAGAAACGCCGGTTCTCTCGACAAAGCACCGCTCGCTCCGCAGCTTATTCGCTCGCTTTTTACCGATCGTGCGAAAGCAGCTTACAAACGCATCGCTGCTCTTGGCGATCCGTCGAACGCCGCCTTTGTTGAAATCGACGAAACCGGAAACCGGATCGCCTATCGTTACCGCGTCGCTGCCGGAAAACGCCTGTTCCTCTGGCGCGTCTCGGTCGACGACGAAGGACGCATCGCCGAAATGAGCCTGGAAGAGGAAGAATGA
- the clpA gene encoding ATP-dependent Clp protease ATP-binding subunit ClpA encodes MLTRELKQTLNNAVNEAVKHRHEYVTLEHLLFALLENDAATDVLVNCGADLVEISRALTEYFDNVIEKLPADVRVMPELTTTFQSTINYAVLQAEGSGQPAVDGGNIVAALYQAEQSYAVYLLLQQGITRLDVLNYISHGISKMGLEDPMPAGFDPDDLENDAEPPRKKPLESFTVELVARAAAGEIDPIVGREAEIERTIQVLCRRKKNNPLYVGEPGVGKTALAEGLALKISEGNVPEVLKDAKVFALDMGAVLAGTRYRGDFEQRFKAIINELKQHENAILFIDEIHTIVGAGAVSGGSMDASNILKPALAAGELRCIGSTTHQEYKAAFDRDRALARRFQKIDINEPTVEETYKILQGLKKFYEAHHGVKYSNESLRTASELAGKYLNDRFLPDKAIDVIDEVGASVKLLPESRRPKKVSVSMVETTIARMAKIPPKTVVTNEKERLRSLRDDLKRFIFGQDEAIDAIVDAIQISRAGLGHETKPVGSFLFSGPTGVGKTEVSMQLAEQLGIEFIRFDMSEYAEPHTVSRLIGAPPGYVGFDQGGLLTEAIMRTPHAVLVLDEIEKAHPNLFNLLLQVMDSATLTDNNGKKADFRNVILIMTTNAGARELSSGGVGFRNDASTKGNAKGVIERTFTPEFRNRLDAWVAFKPLDIEVIKLIVDKFINELNGQLAEKRVLVKLTDAAREWLADNGFDARYGARPMARLIHEKIKQPLANDILFGKLADGGSVEVDADENGLRLDLGQEC; translated from the coding sequence ATGCTGACCCGCGAGCTTAAACAGACACTGAACAACGCCGTCAACGAGGCGGTAAAACACCGGCACGAATACGTCACGCTCGAGCACCTGCTTTTTGCACTGCTCGAAAACGATGCGGCAACTGATGTGTTGGTGAATTGCGGTGCGGACCTGGTTGAAATTTCGCGGGCGCTGACCGAGTATTTCGACAACGTGATCGAAAAACTGCCCGCTGACGTACGCGTGATGCCGGAACTGACAACGACGTTCCAATCAACGATCAACTACGCCGTCCTCCAAGCAGAAGGCAGCGGGCAGCCGGCAGTTGACGGCGGCAACATCGTGGCCGCTCTCTATCAGGCAGAGCAGAGTTATGCGGTTTATTTGCTGCTGCAGCAGGGCATCACACGGCTGGACGTCCTCAATTACATTTCGCATGGTATCTCAAAAATGGGCCTCGAGGACCCGATGCCTGCCGGTTTCGACCCTGATGACCTCGAGAACGATGCCGAACCGCCGCGAAAGAAGCCGCTCGAGAGCTTCACGGTAGAGCTTGTCGCTCGTGCCGCTGCGGGCGAGATCGACCCTATTGTCGGCCGCGAGGCCGAGATCGAACGCACGATCCAGGTGCTTTGCCGCCGAAAGAAAAACAACCCGCTATACGTGGGTGAGCCCGGCGTCGGCAAGACGGCGTTGGCGGAAGGCCTCGCCCTAAAGATCAGCGAAGGCAACGTCCCGGAAGTGCTGAAAGACGCAAAGGTCTTTGCACTCGACATGGGTGCAGTGCTGGCAGGCACCCGTTATCGCGGAGATTTTGAGCAGCGTTTCAAGGCGATCATAAACGAGCTGAAACAACACGAGAACGCCATTCTTTTCATTGACGAGATCCACACGATCGTCGGTGCCGGTGCAGTTTCAGGCGGTTCAATGGACGCCTCGAACATTTTGAAACCCGCACTCGCGGCGGGCGAACTTCGCTGTATCGGCTCGACCACGCATCAGGAATACAAGGCCGCATTCGACCGCGACCGCGCGCTGGCACGCCGCTTTCAGAAGATCGACATCAACGAGCCGACGGTCGAAGAGACCTACAAGATACTCCAAGGGCTGAAGAAATTTTACGAGGCGCATCACGGCGTCAAGTATTCAAACGAGAGCCTGCGGACCGCGTCGGAACTTGCGGGCAAATATCTCAACGACCGCTTTCTGCCGGACAAGGCGATCGACGTCATCGACGAGGTCGGCGCTTCAGTAAAGCTGCTGCCCGAAAGCCGACGCCCTAAAAAGGTCTCGGTTTCGATGGTCGAAACCACCATTGCCCGCATGGCTAAAATACCGCCGAAAACCGTGGTGACGAATGAAAAGGAACGTTTAAGGTCGCTCCGAGACGATCTGAAACGCTTCATTTTTGGCCAGGACGAGGCGATCGACGCCATAGTTGACGCAATTCAGATCTCGCGTGCAGGCCTCGGTCACGAGACAAAACCTGTCGGTTCGTTTTTGTTCTCAGGACCGACAGGCGTCGGGAAAACCGAAGTTTCAATGCAGCTTGCCGAGCAGCTCGGCATCGAGTTCATACGTTTCGACATGTCGGAATACGCCGAGCCGCACACCGTCTCGCGGCTGATCGGCGCACCGCCGGGATACGTCGGTTTCGATCAGGGCGGGCTGCTGACCGAAGCGATCATGCGGACGCCTCATGCGGTGCTCGTGCTGGACGAGATAGAAAAAGCTCATCCAAACCTGTTCAATCTGTTGCTGCAGGTGATGGATTCTGCCACGCTGACCGATAACAACGGCAAAAAAGCCGATTTTCGCAACGTCATTCTGATAATGACGACCAACGCCGGCGCGAGAGAACTGTCTTCGGGCGGCGTCGGATTCAGAAATGACGCCAGCACAAAAGGCAATGCCAAAGGCGTCATCGAACGCACGTTCACTCCGGAATTCCGTAATCGGCTCGATGCTTGGGTCGCATTCAAACCGCTGGATATCGAGGTGATAAAACTCATCGTCGATAAATTTATCAACGAGCTCAACGGCCAGCTTGCGGAAAAACGCGTCCTTGTGAAACTAACCGATGCGGCGCGTGAATGGCTCGCCGATAACGGCTTCGACGCCCGCTACGGCGCCCGCCCGATGGCCCGGCTGATCCATGAAAAGATCAAGCAGCCGCTGGCAAACGACATACTCTTCGGTAAGCTCGCCGACGGCGGCAGCGTCGAGGTCGATGCGGATGAGAATGGTTTGAGGCTTGACCTAGGTCAAGAGTGTTGA
- a CDS encoding peroxiredoxin, with protein sequence MKIGEAAHDLILKDAEGNDWRLSDHRGRVVVLIFYPADNSPVCTAQMCSVRDHWSEYQATGAEVVGISTDSVESHKGFAEKNELPLKLLSDTDRKVSEMYGMKSWLPGRSARGVVVIDREGKIAYHKVEAISLFRPADADVLAAIKAIDRR encoded by the coding sequence ATGAAGATAGGCGAAGCAGCTCATGATCTCATTTTAAAAGATGCCGAAGGTAACGATTGGCGGTTGAGCGATCATCGCGGACGCGTGGTCGTGCTTATATTTTATCCCGCCGACAATTCACCGGTTTGCACGGCTCAGATGTGTTCGGTTCGGGATCATTGGTCGGAGTATCAGGCGACGGGAGCGGAAGTTGTCGGTATATCGACCGATTCTGTCGAATCGCACAAAGGCTTTGCGGAAAAGAACGAGCTTCCGCTGAAGCTGCTGTCGGACACGGACCGTAAGGTATCCGAAATGTACGGAATGAAAAGCTGGCTCCCGGGCCGCTCTGCACGCGGTGTGGTCGTGATCGACCGCGAGGGCAAGATCGCGTATCACAAGGTCGAGGCCATCAGCCTGTTCCGTCCTGCTGACGCTGACGTCCTAGCCGCCATCAAGGCGATCGACCGCAGATGA
- a CDS encoding homoserine kinase yields MDAIRVHSPATVSNVVCGFDCLGFALSEPYDDITLRLIDEPVIRISHNDSFGLPTEPERNVAGVALRAMLDAIDKEVGFDVEIAKGIKPGSGIGSSAASACGAVVAANELLGRRFSKLELIEFAMAGEMLASGSRHADNLAPCIFGGFVLVRSSQPLDVIELDHPPLFATVLHPQIEIKTSEARAILPREVPLAAAVRNWSNLGAFVAALNNGDTEMLSRAMRDEIIEPARSSLIPGFDDVKNAGIAAGAIGGGISGSGPSMFMISATQETAQSVAKAMSDVYSGIGIEFHTYVSAIDPNGVKMSAV; encoded by the coding sequence ATGGATGCAATACGTGTACACTCACCCGCGACCGTTTCCAACGTTGTCTGCGGATTCGACTGTCTCGGCTTTGCGCTGAGCGAGCCGTATGACGACATCACGCTGCGTCTGATCGACGAGCCGGTCATCAGAATTTCCCACAACGACAGCTTTGGGCTGCCGACCGAACCCGAGAGAAACGTCGCAGGTGTGGCGTTGCGGGCGATGCTCGATGCCATTGATAAAGAGGTCGGATTTGACGTCGAGATAGCAAAGGGCATCAAACCCGGCAGCGGCATCGGTTCGAGTGCGGCGAGCGCATGCGGTGCGGTCGTCGCAGCGAATGAACTGCTGGGACGGCGTTTCTCGAAGCTCGAACTGATCGAATTCGCGATGGCCGGCGAGATGCTCGCTTCGGGTTCGCGGCATGCTGACAATCTGGCACCGTGCATTTTTGGCGGTTTCGTATTGGTTCGCTCATCGCAGCCGCTCGACGTGATAGAACTCGATCATCCGCCGCTGTTCGCAACCGTTTTGCATCCGCAGATAGAGATAAAGACTAGCGAAGCCCGTGCGATATTGCCGCGTGAGGTGCCGCTTGCCGCGGCCGTGCGGAACTGGAGCAATCTCGGCGCGTTCGTCGCCGCTCTAAACAATGGCGACACGGAAATGTTGTCGCGGGCGATGCGGGACGAGATAATCGAGCCCGCACGCAGTTCTCTGATCCCGGGTTTTGATGACGTAAAAAACGCCGGCATCGCGGCAGGCGCTATCGGCGGCGGCATCTCAGGTTCCGGGCCGTCAATGTTCATGATTTCGGCTACGCAAGAGACCGCTCAAAGTGTTGCAAAGGCGATGTCAGATGTTTACTCAGGGATAGGGATCGAGTTCCACACCTATGTTTCTGCGATCGACCCGAACGGCGTAAAGATGTCCGCCGTCTGA
- a CDS encoding radical SAM protein, which produces MDAKYLTLLAENRFEERVEQLEALLRSCTVCPKDCGNDRLNDEIAACYSGRLPIVSSYTAHFGEEPCLSGTHGAGNIFFGNCNLRCVYCQNYQISQTWKTQKTNEVTHERLAEMMLKLQARGCHNIGFVSPTHFAPQMARAIFIAAQKGLRLPIVYNTNAYDSVEVLKLLEGIVDIYLPDLKYADADAGFQYSKIRDYPKFARTAIKEMHRQMGDELVFDDNGLLRKGLLIRLLVLPNGIADIEENLRWIRDELSPKTAISLMAQYYATNKAATDPRYILLSRRISEGEWFDAVSLLEDLGMEEGFMQEYESASYYYRPNFTDKEEPFRDIRDFR; this is translated from the coding sequence GTGGACGCAAAATACCTGACACTCTTAGCGGAGAATAGGTTCGAAGAACGCGTCGAGCAGCTCGAGGCACTGCTGCGTTCGTGCACCGTCTGCCCGAAAGACTGCGGCAACGATCGTCTCAACGACGAGATCGCCGCGTGCTATTCGGGCCGCCTGCCGATCGTTTCCAGCTACACCGCACATTTTGGCGAGGAGCCATGTTTGAGCGGAACGCACGGGGCAGGGAACATCTTTTTCGGCAACTGCAATCTCCGCTGCGTTTACTGTCAAAATTATCAGATCTCGCAAACCTGGAAAACACAGAAAACGAACGAGGTTACGCACGAACGCCTGGCCGAGATGATGCTCAAGCTGCAGGCTCGCGGTTGCCACAACATCGGTTTTGTCTCGCCTACGCATTTCGCCCCGCAGATGGCTCGAGCGATATTCATCGCGGCTCAAAAAGGACTGCGGCTGCCGATCGTTTATAACACCAATGCGTACGATTCGGTCGAGGTTCTGAAACTGCTCGAAGGCATCGTCGATATTTATCTGCCGGACCTGAAATACGCGGACGCCGATGCGGGATTCCAATATTCCAAGATCCGCGATTATCCGAAATTCGCCCGTACTGCGATAAAGGAAATGCACCGCCAAATGGGCGATGAGCTCGTTTTCGACGACAACGGCTTGCTGCGAAAAGGCCTTCTGATCCGACTGCTCGTTTTGCCAAACGGCATCGCGGACATCGAGGAAAACCTCCGCTGGATCCGTGACGAACTTTCACCCAAGACAGCCATCTCGCTGATGGCGCAATACTACGCCACCAACAAAGCCGCGACTGACCCGAGATACATCCTTCTCTCCCGACGGATCTCCGAAGGCGAATGGTTCGACGCCGTCTCTTTGCTCGAAGACCTCGGTATGGAAGAAGGCTTCATGCAGGAATACGAGTCTGCATCGTACTACTACCGGCCGAATTTCACGGACAAGGAAGAGCCGTTCAGGGATATCAGAGATTTTAGATAG
- a CDS encoding arginine-tRNA-protein transferase codes for MDIDELRRNFVHGEAEHYRLNRPDFDRLMAEGWRNFGCKFFRYNLGFHGEDLVHVIPLRVQLSELKLSQSQKRILKRNVNLQVTIEPINITDEVVDLFFRHRERFTEYPPENIYIYLSDDPANRPVEGKQFNVRDGSGKLLALGITNVGEDCLSAVYSCFEPTEKSRSLGIFLMLKEIEYAQYLGMSYYYHGYAYDKPSYYDYKKRFTALEAFDWKGNWLPFERQTA; via the coding sequence ATGGACATCGACGAACTGCGAAGAAATTTCGTCCACGGCGAGGCAGAACACTACCGTCTGAACAGGCCTGATTTCGACCGCCTGATGGCCGAGGGCTGGAGAAATTTCGGCTGCAAGTTCTTTCGGTACAATTTGGGATTTCACGGCGAAGATCTCGTTCACGTTATTCCGCTCCGAGTTCAGCTCTCCGAACTGAAGCTTTCACAAAGCCAAAAACGTATCCTAAAAAGGAACGTAAACCTTCAAGTAACCATCGAGCCCATCAACATCACCGATGAGGTTGTCGATCTTTTCTTTCGCCATCGCGAGCGATTCACCGAATATCCACCCGAAAACATCTATATCTATTTGTCGGACGATCCCGCGAATAGGCCCGTCGAAGGCAAGCAGTTCAATGTCCGCGATGGCAGCGGAAAACTACTTGCCCTGGGAATTACGAATGTCGGCGAAGACTGTTTGTCGGCGGTTTACTCTTGCTTTGAGCCCACAGAAAAGAGCCGCAGCCTCGGCATCTTTCTGATGTTGAAAGAGATAGAATACGCCCAGTATCTCGGGATGAGCTATTACTATCACGGCTACGCATACGACAAACCGTCTTATTACGATTACAAAAAACGATTCACCGCCCTTGAAGCTTTCGACTGGAAAGGAAACTGGCTGCCGTTTGAAAGACAAACCGCCTGA
- a CDS encoding deoxyribodipyrimidine photo-lyase encodes MRINERVVQLNDKPINNKGRYVLYWMQMFKRTHANHSLIWAVRKANELNLPLVVYEGLKYYYPWASDRIHTFILEGVEEKRREFERLGIRYLFYLQQDASSQKNTVARLARDAALIVTDDFPCFIIPEHNRRIAERAEIAVHAVDSNGVIPMSKFDKEEYAAYTIRPKINKLLDRYLVPVPEETVEVSSIGIDIDDSFETIVSSENIARLVAECEIDHTVPPSNIYHGGTANGRKRLGKFVRDILCNYSEARNKPDRDGSSRLSAYLHFGYLSPIEIALAARDSDAPQESKDAFLEELIVRRELSYNMTRHNPHYDSLAALPPWAQKTMREHAADERQYLYSLEQLEAGETHDELWNACQREMVRTGEMHNYVRMLWGKNVIAWTPNYETAFETIVHLNNKYCLDGRDPNSYTGILWCFGKHDRPWFERPVFGQMRYMTSGSTGKKFDSKKYVEWTKGL; translated from the coding sequence ATGCGGATCAATGAAAGGGTCGTCCAACTGAACGACAAACCCATAAACAACAAGGGCCGCTACGTGCTGTATTGGATGCAGATGTTCAAACGCACGCACGCGAATCATTCTCTGATCTGGGCTGTCAGAAAGGCGAATGAACTGAATCTTCCGCTCGTCGTTTACGAAGGGCTTAAGTATTACTATCCTTGGGCGTCGGACCGTATTCACACGTTCATTCTTGAGGGCGTCGAGGAAAAGCGGCGTGAATTTGAGCGGCTGGGGATTCGCTATCTCTTTTATTTGCAGCAAGATGCATCTTCGCAGAAAAACACCGTCGCGCGGTTGGCACGCGATGCGGCGTTGATCGTGACCGACGATTTTCCCTGCTTTATCATACCGGAACACAACCGCCGCATCGCCGAACGTGCCGAGATCGCCGTTCATGCCGTCGATTCGAACGGCGTTATCCCTATGTCGAAATTCGACAAGGAAGAATACGCCGCCTACACGATCAGGCCGAAGATAAATAAACTGCTTGACCGCTATCTCGTGCCCGTGCCCGAAGAGACGGTGGAGGTTTCGAGCATCGGCATAGATATCGATGACAGCTTTGAAACCATTGTAAGTTCAGAGAATATCGCCAGACTTGTCGCTGAATGCGAAATCGATCACACGGTTCCGCCGTCCAACATCTATCACGGCGGCACTGCGAACGGCAGAAAAAGACTGGGCAAATTCGTCAGGGATATACTTTGTAATTACAGTGAGGCTAGAAATAAACCTGACCGCGACGGTTCTTCGCGTTTATCGGCGTATTTGCACTTTGGCTATCTTTCGCCGATCGAAATTGCCCTTGCCGCTCGCGATTCGGACGCACCGCAGGAATCGAAAGACGCATTTTTGGAAGAGCTGATAGTCCGCCGCGAGCTTTCCTACAACATGACGCGGCACAATCCGCATTACGATTCGCTCGCCGCATTGCCGCCGTGGGCACAGAAAACGATGCGTGAACACGCCGCGGATGAGCGGCAGTATCTTTATTCTTTAGAACAGTTAGAGGCGGGCGAAACGCACGACGAATTGTGGAACGCCTGCCAACGCGAGATGGTGCGCACCGGCGAGATGCACAATTACGTGCGTATGCTGTGGGGAAAGAACGTCATCGCTTGGACGCCGAACTACGAAACGGCATTCGAGACGATCGTACATCTAAACAACAAATACTGCCTCGACGGACGCGATCCGAATTCATACACCGGCATATTATGGTGCTTTGGCAAGCACGATCGTCCGTGGTTCGAAAGGCCCGTTTTCGGTCAGATGCGTTATATGACCAGCGGCAGCACGGGCAAGAAATTTGATTCCAAAAAGTATGTTGAATGGACAAAGGGTCTGTGA
- a CDS encoding type II toxin-antitoxin system PemK/MazF family toxin: MGRYIPQKGDLITIYFDPHAGHEQKGRRPAIVLSNDLFNEHTGLAIVCPITNTNRGFPFHLPLPNGTRLTGFVMAEQVRSIDHKARKARLVERAPTTFVKEVLELINACLR; this comes from the coding sequence TTGGGGCGATACATTCCACAAAAGGGCGATCTCATAACGATATACTTCGACCCGCATGCAGGGCATGAGCAAAAAGGACGTCGACCAGCGATCGTATTGAGTAACGACCTTTTCAATGAACACACCGGACTTGCGATAGTATGTCCGATAACAAATACAAACCGCGGGTTTCCCTTTCACCTTCCTCTTCCGAATGGCACCCGACTGACCGGCTTTGTAATGGCCGAACAAGTCAGATCAATAGATCATAAAGCTCGAAAGGCAAGATTGGTCGAACGGGCACCGACCACATTCGTGAAAGAGGTGCTGGAACTAATAAATGCCTGTCTAAGATAG
- a CDS encoding DUF2721 domain-containing protein — MAANDIVNPDALSSTIEFLTAMITPALLISATGSLVLSTSTRLGRVIDRVRYLEERLSELIYIDNKAEIPLYDKRVEVIVDLLDKVTSRSRLLQKAMQWFYYGLGAFILCSVSIALAAFLSRYAFAKYLPIIIGVFGIMFLFYGSILMLRETRMATATVNAEMDFTWELAREVAPKDVSVKYEPKGKNGGMRPAKIKLSGRKIPDTLSGE, encoded by the coding sequence ATGGCCGCGAACGATATCGTCAATCCTGACGCACTAAGCTCAACCATCGAATTTCTGACCGCGATGATCACGCCGGCATTGTTGATCTCTGCGACGGGTTCGCTCGTGCTTTCAACTTCGACGCGTCTGGGCCGCGTGATAGACCGAGTGCGTTATCTTGAGGAACGGCTCAGCGAGCTGATCTACATAGACAATAAAGCGGAGATACCGCTGTACGACAAACGCGTCGAGGTGATCGTAGATCTGCTAGATAAGGTAACGAGCCGCTCGCGTCTGCTGCAAAAGGCGATGCAGTGGTTCTATTACGGGCTCGGTGCGTTCATTTTGTGCAGCGTCTCCATCGCTCTCGCGGCATTCCTGAGCCGCTATGCATTCGCGAAATATCTGCCGATCATCATCGGCGTTTTCGGGATAATGTTCTTGTTTTACGGCAGCATTCTGATGCTTCGCGAAACGCGTATGGCCACTGCGACTGTCAATGCCGAGATGGATTTTACGTGGGAACTCGCCCGCGAGGTCGCGCCAAAGGACGTGTCGGTAAAATATGAACCAAAGGGCAAGAACGGCGGAATGCGGCCGGCAAAGATCAAACTAAGTGGACGCAAAATACCTGACACTCTTAGCGGAGAATAG
- a CDS encoding Fe(2+)-trafficking protein, giving the protein MGLFGDKFKCARCGQKGEPLGYAPIPTELGQKIGAETCGDCWKEWLQKQNQLINHFGIDVSNPDSHEFLFDQMKIFFFNEGVELAQIDTSKEGSVSW; this is encoded by the coding sequence ATGGGATTGTTTGGAGACAAATTCAAATGTGCCCGCTGCGGGCAGAAAGGTGAACCGCTCGGCTATGCGCCGATACCGACGGAATTGGGGCAAAAGATCGGTGCCGAGACCTGCGGCGACTGCTGGAAAGAGTGGCTGCAAAAGCAAAATCAGCTGATCAACCATTTCGGCATCGACGTTTCAAACCCCGACAGCCACGAATTCCTTTTCGATCAGATGAAGATCTTCTTCTTTAACGAAGGCGTTGAGCTTGCCCAGATCGACACTTCGAAAGAAGGCAGCGTCAGTTGGTAG
- a CDS encoding DUF962 domain-containing protein codes for MAENRITIYSEFWDFYVAEHSKPLTRILHFIGTSLGLILLAWFIWRGTWFYFPLCFVVGYAFAWFAHFVIEKNRPATFKYPFWSFISDYKMMWYMATGRMGREVERVTK; via the coding sequence ATGGCGGAGAACAGAATAACGATCTACAGCGAGTTTTGGGACTTTTACGTTGCCGAGCACAGCAAGCCGCTGACTCGCATCCTGCACTTCATCGGCACGTCGCTCGGCCTCATTTTGCTTGCTTGGTTCATATGGCGCGGCACGTGGTTTTACTTTCCCCTCTGTTTTGTCGTCGGTTATGCTTTTGCGTGGTTCGCCCACTTTGTTATTGAAAAGAACCGTCCCGCGACATTCAAATATCCTTTCTGGTCGTTTATCTCCGACTACAAAATGATGTGGTATATGGCAACGGGCCGCATGGGCCGCGAGGTCGAGCGGGTCACAAAGTAG
- a CDS encoding AbrB/MazE/SpoVT family DNA-binding domain-containing protein: protein MITTKIQKWGNSQGLRLSKQILDQADIEVGDDVEIIVSERQILVKRSKRSKPKYDIRELVAKIPGGYKSNEVSFGPAVGKEEW, encoded by the coding sequence ATGATAACGACAAAGATCCAGAAGTGGGGAAACAGTCAGGGACTGAGGCTATCAAAACAGATCCTTGACCAAGCTGACATAGAAGTTGGAGATGATGTTGAAATTATCGTCAGCGAAAGGCAGATCTTGGTGAAAAGATCGAAGCGGTCGAAACCGAAATACGATATACGCGAATTGGTCGCAAAAATTCCCGGAGGTTACAAAAGCAATGAAGTCTCATTTGGACCTGCGGTCGGAAAGGAGGAATGGTAA